In Gemmatimonadaceae bacterium, the sequence AGTCCTCGTTGAGGTCCGGGCGCGAGCCGTAGTGACGCCCGTAGATGCCGGTCTGGAGCAGCCAGTGCCGCGGGTCGGCGTCGTTCGCAGCGGCGTCCTGCGCAATGCTGCCGAGCAGCAATGCCCAAACGAGCAGCGCGAGACCAAGGCGCTTCGCATTCGTGCGGGCGCTCAGGTGCGCTTCAGGTCCGAGGCCCCGAGGAAGATCCGGTTCCATGTGGGACTGATCAGGATCTCGTTGACGCAGGCGTGCGGCGGCATCTCTGCCACGAAACGGATGGTGCGGCCGAGATCGTCCGGCTGCAGCATCTTGGCGCGGTCTTCTGCCGACGGCGGGATCGGCCGCTTGTCCATGATCGGGGTGGCGACCTCCGCCGGGCAGATGGCACAGGCGCGAATGCCGTTGATGCATTCTTCCTGATTCAGGTGCGCCGTCATGGCGATCACCGCGTGCTTGGCGGCGTTGTAGGCCGGGCCGGTCATGTAGGTGTCGAAGCGACCGGACCACGACGATATGTTGATCACCAGGCCGTCCTTGCGCTCGCGCATCGACGGCAACACGGCCGCGATGCAGTAGTAGCTGCCGTCGAGGTTGACGCGAATCACCTCGTTCCAACCGGCGATCGTCTGGTTCTTCCAGAAGCGCGTGGGCACGTTGAGGCCTGCGCTGTTCACGAGGATGTCGACACGACCGTGGCGGCCCAGGATGGCCTTGGCCACCTTGGCAACACCGTCCGCATCGCTCACGTCCAGCGCCTCCGTCTCGATCCGTGCACCCTTCGCCTTGAGCCTGGCGGCCTCGGACTCCAGTACGTCGGCGCGACGCCCGGACATCACCACCGTCGCGCCGGCGTCCGCCAGCGCCTGCGCGCCCGCCAGCCCGATACCCGTTCCCGCCCCCGTCACCCAGGCGATCTTTCCCGACAGCGTGGCCATCCTCTCCCCTTCCTCGTCGTGATCGACTTGTCGCCACGATCATACCCTCGCGGCATGGCAGCGGTTGCTAGGGGCGGGCGCATTCACCCATACTCCGGGGCGGTCCCACCAAGGGGTGCAGTCGACAAGCCCGATAACGCCACGGAAGACCCGTTCCAACCCATACAGGAGACTATGGCAAATGGAAAAGAGGAAAGTAGGCAACGTCGAGTATCACGAAGCCGGCGCCGATTACTTCGCCAAGCGCGAGCTGCGAAAACACGCGCGCGTATGGTCACTGTGGGCCCTGGGGGTGGGCGCGGTGATCTCGGGCCACTT encodes:
- a CDS encoding SDR family oxidoreductase yields the protein MATLSGKIAWVTGAGTGIGLAGAQALADAGATVVMSGRRADVLESEAARLKAKGARIETEALDVSDADGVAKVAKAILGRHGRVDILVNSAGLNVPTRFWKNQTIAGWNEVIRVNLDGSYYCIAAVLPSMRERKDGLVINISSWSGRFDTYMTGPAYNAAKHAVIAMTAHLNQEECINGIRACAICPAEVATPIMDKRPIPPSAEDRAKMLQPDDLGRTIRFVAEMPPHACVNEILISPTWNRIFLGASDLKRT